A region of Anoplopoma fimbria isolate UVic2021 breed Golden Eagle Sablefish chromosome 24, Afim_UVic_2022, whole genome shotgun sequence DNA encodes the following proteins:
- the nectin1a gene encoding nectin cell adhesion molecule 1a: MDSTGFWIFLITTCVISGINGQSVEMDDGKWGYLGSKVDLRCRFINSLPPVKISQVTWQKLVNGTKQNVAIANPSLGVSVAPPYRDRVTFKNVAVKRRTPTLEDTTITFSSLRLSDESTYICEYTTFPAGNRENTVNLTVYVRPTTQMSLSTPTLVARSSNLKTPVATCISANGKPAGTIRWETRVPGEATTREYKNSDGTFTVQSDYVLVPSRETHKETLTCVTSYNEEVFTDSVTLDIQYEPDVSVDGFDGNWYLNRENVQLSCQADANPAVSLYQWRLVNGSIPSNAEIRDNVLTLKGPLTYDLQGTYVCDATNSIGTRSGSVEVSIIEKPLPQIATGDVISVVALLLAAGVLMGITITVLVLKIRSKKGNTSNDSPSRKLSQPIRKRPADDIQHSGRFYEELPNTADYVSYRLACNKEDYPEPYSPPIKPPLSFLPQQPYQSSLPPTASSSSGTNTPKNTFSPPSHTTAIFKYPSVPGLSSPPPGVAAYTFPKEQYV; encoded by the exons ATGGACAGCACTGGATTTTGGATATTCCTGATAACTACTTGTGTTATTTCAG GAATAAATGGCCAGAGTGTTGAAATGGATGATGGGAAGTGGGGGTATCTTGGCTCAAAGGTGGATCTCCGATGTCGGTTCATCAACAGCTTGCCGCCTGTCAAAATCTCTCAG GTAACATGGCAGAAGCTGGTGAACGGCACTAAGCAGAACGTGGCGATCGCCAATCCGTCCCTGGGTGTGTCCGTGGCCCCGCCGTACAGGGACCGTGTCACCTTCAAGAATGTAGCAGTGAAGCGTCGAACTCCGACTCTGGAAGACACCACCATCACCTTCTCCTCGCTCCGCCTCTCAGACGAGTCCACCTACATCTGTGAATACACCACGTTCCCTGCAGGGAACCGAGAAAACACTGTAAACCTCACCGTCTACG TCCGCCCAACAACTCAGATGAGTCTGTCCACACCGACGCTTGTGGCTCGTTCATCCAATCTGAAAACACCGGTGGCCACCTGCATCTCTGCCAACGGAAAACCAGCCGGTACCAtcag ATGGGAGACGAGGGTACCAGGAGAAGCGACCACCCGAGAGTACAAGAACTCAGACGGGACGTTCACTGTTCAGAGTGACTATGTTTTGGTGCccagcagagaaacacacaaggAGACGCTCACCTGCGTCACCAGCTACAACGAGGAGGTTTTCACTGACAGCGTCACCCTCGATATCCAGT ATGAGCCAGATGTTTCGGTGGATGGGTTTGATGGAAACTGGTACCTGAACCGAGAAAATGTCCAGCTGAGCTGCCAAGCTGATGCCAACCCAGCCGTCTCTCTGTACCAGTGGAGACT GGTTAATGGCTCCATACCAAGCAATGCTGAGATCCGAGACAACGTCCTGACCCTTAAAGGGCCGCTTACGTATGACCTGCAGGGCACCTATGTGTGTGATGCAACCAACAGCATCGGGACACGATCAGGCTCTGTGGAGGTCAGCATTATAG AAAAGCCTCTACCGCAGATCGCAactggtgatgtcatcagcGTAGTCGCCTTACTACTGGCTGCTGGAGTTCTCATGGGCATAACTATCACCGTACTGGTGCTCAAAATAAGAAGTAAAAAAGGCAACACCTC AAATGACTCTCCGTCCAGAAAACTGTCCCAGCCGATAAGGAAACGACCAGCAGATGATATCCAG CACTCAGGTCGGTTTTATGAAGAGCTTCCAAACACGGCGGACTATGTTAGCTACAGACTGGCCTGCAACAAGGAGGACTACCCGGAGCCCTACTCCCCCCCCATCAAGCCTCCTCTCTCGTTTCTGCCCCAACAGCCCTACCAGTCTTCACTACCACCCACTGCATCCAGTAGCAGCGGCACCAACACGCCAAAAAAcaccttctctcctccttcacaCACCACTGCCATCTTTAAATACCCCTCAGTACCAGGTCTGTCTTCTCCTCCCCCGGGAGTGGCGGCGTACACTTTTCCCAAAGAGCAGTACGTCTGA
- the LOC129113989 gene encoding uncharacterized protein LOC129113989 — translation MVKSLFVFGVLGVLLIPAKCYQISVCLEDDEELRVDCLTVKPKSNMIDSYEFSWSFGTKESLIKTNVSGSSTDGQFSGKSSVEELKPHGYRMTLSGYKDQLQPNTTFMCKISGEGASINVVKDQLLPCSAVSVFLKSSCSWIICLLLFFYQTHS, via the exons ATGGTCAagtcactgtttgtgtttggagtGCTGGGAG TGTTGCTGATCCCAGCCAAGTGCTACCAGATATCCGTGTGCCTTGAAGACGATGAAGAGCTGAGAGTAGACTGTCTGACTGTCAAGCCCAAGTCCAACATGATAGACAGCTATGAGTTCTCCTGGTCCTTTGGAACCAAAGAATCCCTCATTAAGACCAATGTGTCCGGTTCATCGACAGATGGCCAGTTCAGCGGCAAAAGCTCCGTGGAGGAGCTGAAGCCTCACGGCTACAGAATGACCCTGAGCGGCTACAAAGACCAACTCCAACCCAACACCACCTTCATGTGCAAAATATCTGGGGAAGGTGCCAGTATCAATGTGGTGAAAG ATCAACTCCTCCCGTGTTCAGCCGTGAGCGTATTTCTGAAGAGCTCCTGCTCCTGGATCATTTGTCTCCTGCTCTTTTTCTatcaaacacacagctaa